CCTCAGGGACGATGTTGTCTTAGCTGTGGGCTTTACGCAGCACATCTTCATTGACCCACAGGGAAGGCCTGTAAGCTTTGGAAAGGAAATCTTTGAGGAGCTCAAGAAGAAGGGACTCATAAAAGAAGGACAACAGTTAGAACAGCAAGAACCAAAGCAGGCGCAGTCTCAGGAGGGAATTTCTGAAAAGCTCAGGAAGCTCGTAGTTGAAAGGGTTAAGGGAGAGGACAAACCCAACTAAATTTAAAATTTGCTAAAATCTTAATAACTTTATCCAACGGCCTTGTGGAGGTTACTATGGCTAAGAGCTTTAACGATGGCCTCGCAAAGGGTCTGGGTTTAGGGGCTACAATCGTTGGCTTTATGATGATGTCAATGTTTTCCTTGCTTCCACTTGGGATTTTCTCAAGTGTCCTTGACCTAAAGCACTACATGGGACTCAAATTATCCCTTGCCGCACTTTTTGCCCTTCTCACCTTTAGCTTCTACGTAAAGTACGTTAAAAACCTGAAACTTCCCCCAATCGTCTGGGGATTCGGAACTATGATTTCCCTCATAATGTCCGGCGTTCTCTTCTTTGTCACAGTTGACGTAGTTTTGAAGATTCTCGGCCTTGAATAGCAGTTAGATGGACATAAGGCAGTTAGAAGTTTTCACAAAAGTTTTTGAGCTAAAGAGCTTTTCAAAGGCTGCAGAGAAGCTGGGAATATCTCAGCCGACTGTTAGTGCCCACGTTCAGCACTTAGAGGACGCCCTCGGAAAGCGCCTCTTTGACCGCATAGGGAGGAAGGTTGTCCCAACGGTTGAGGCGAAGGTCCTCTACAGGTACGCAGTAGAGATTTTGAGGAAGAGAGATGAGGCAATCGCAGAGCTCCTCTCCTTAGACAGTAACTCAGAAGGAACTCTAAAAATTGCCGCCAGTAATATTCCGGGGGATTTCCTCATCCCCCACGCCATTCCGGAACTTAGGAAGCTTTTGCCTCAAACAGTCATAGTTGTTGAAATACTTGACTCAAGAAAAGTAGTTAAGCTACTCACCGAAAACATCCCGGACTTTGACGTTGGATTTGTAGGGATAGAAGTTTCCGACCCGAGGCTTGAGAAGAAAAAAATTATAGA
This Phorcysia thermohydrogeniphila DNA region includes the following protein-coding sequences:
- a CDS encoding selenium metabolism-associated LysR family transcriptional regulator, whose translation is MDIRQLEVFTKVFELKSFSKAAEKLGISQPTVSAHVQHLEDALGKRLFDRIGRKVVPTVEAKVLYRYAVEILRKRDEAIAELLSLDSNSEGTLKIAASNIPGDFLIPHAIPELRKLLPQTVIVVEILDSRKVVKLLTENIPDFDVGFVGIEVSDPRLEKKKIIEDEIILIAPPNFKRPSISFSELVELPLFLREADSGTRASVERALKSSGINPAELKIAGVLGSNTAIKEAVKRGAGFGLVSKYSVSEEVSCGRLKAVKIKGLEIKRSFYAIRRKDITPVPAARVLWGNIDKLFKSPRT